A part of Diachasmimorpha longicaudata isolate KC_UGA_2023 chromosome 11, iyDiaLong2, whole genome shotgun sequence genomic DNA contains:
- the LOC135167446 gene encoding uncharacterized protein LOC135167446, producing MDGGVESTANHLVMTPLVGDRNDLNTSRRFTSTDIDNELIFQLCPNEKVGEVGLSVTKYSPLGVADSTAPRGRGMGIKKDLTAEDEWLHGRDRKTVAEEYFGALPSSPREKLSWSRVALPRSLILHYSEATPCLLPIH from the exons ATGGACG GAGGGGTAGAATCGACTGCGAATCACCTAGTAATGACTCCGCTAGTAGGTGATAGAAACGACTTGAATACATCAAGAAGATTCACCTCAACCGATATTGACAACGAGCTTATATTCCAACTGTGTCCGAATGAGAAAGTTGGTGAAGTCGGTTTATCCGTGACCAAGTATTCACCACTGGGAGTGGCAGATTCAACGGCAccgagggggagagggatggGCATTAAGAAGGACTTGACAGCGGAAGATGAGTGGTTGCATGGGCGAGACAGAAAAACCGTGGCTGAGGAATATTTTGGAGCTCTACCATCGTCGCCACGGGAGAAGCTCTCTTGGTCTCGAGTGGCTCTACCACGATCACTGATACTGCACTACAGTGAAGCTACCCCTTGCCTCTTGCCAATTcactga